The proteins below come from a single Acidovorax sp. NCPPB 4044 genomic window:
- a CDS encoding DUF4148 domain-containing protein has translation MPKNSPAHVRPVGAKTLQAVIGALVLTVPFVAYPQTPTQSTQPIHGPGTELSRAEVIADLALWRRAGMDRYETLSLSYGMETQAYRAASEEYLRLRNSEQFQIEVQKARKD, from the coding sequence ATGCCAAAGAACAGCCCTGCCCATGTCCGCCCTGTGGGCGCGAAGACCCTTCAAGCCGTCATCGGCGCACTTGTCCTCACTGTCCCGTTCGTCGCGTATCCGCAGACGCCCACCCAGTCCACCCAGCCCATCCACGGGCCGGGCACGGAATTGTCCCGCGCGGAAGTGATTGCCGATCTCGCACTCTGGCGCCGCGCAGGAATGGACCGCTATGAAACCCTGTCGCTTTCCTACGGCATGGAAACACAGGCTTACCGTGCGGCCTCCGAAGAGTACCTGCGCCTTCGGAACAGCGAGCAGTTCCAGATCGAAGTGCAGAAAGCACGCAAGGACTGA
- a CDS encoding TetR family transcriptional regulator, with protein MARRTKEDAVATRNSLLDAAERVFYQKGVSHASLNDIAQAAGATRGAIYWHFKDKVDLFNAMMERVTLPLECANGEYAGNDRMAPLQRLRAVIDFVLRSLERDESMRRVFEIAMFRVEYVGELSAVRDRHVEASLEFRQQFANELSQAAREQGLTLACPPEVAAVGLQSLFDGLMQVWMLGDATFGLAETGRAAVAAYLRGLGFEVPADFDPLADGIPWQICQPRRNAVP; from the coding sequence ATGGCCCGACGTACCAAAGAAGATGCGGTCGCCACGCGCAACAGCCTGCTGGATGCGGCAGAGCGAGTTTTTTATCAGAAGGGCGTGTCGCATGCGTCGCTGAATGACATCGCCCAGGCCGCGGGCGCCACGCGCGGGGCCATCTATTGGCATTTCAAGGACAAGGTGGACCTGTTCAACGCCATGATGGAGCGCGTCACGTTGCCGCTGGAGTGTGCGAATGGCGAATACGCGGGCAATGACCGCATGGCGCCGCTGCAGCGCCTGCGGGCCGTGATCGACTTCGTGCTGCGCAGCCTCGAAAGAGACGAATCCATGCGGCGCGTGTTCGAGATCGCCATGTTCCGCGTCGAATACGTGGGCGAGCTGTCCGCCGTGCGCGACCGCCATGTGGAAGCCAGCCTGGAGTTCCGCCAGCAGTTCGCCAACGAGCTGTCGCAGGCTGCGCGGGAGCAGGGGCTCACGCTCGCCTGCCCCCCCGAGGTGGCTGCCGTCGGGCTGCAATCGCTGTTCGACGGGCTGATGCAGGTCTGGATGCTGGGCGACGCGACGTTCGGCCTTGCGGAGACCGGGCGCGCCGCGGTGGCGGCCTACCTGCGGGGCCTGGGCTTCGAGGTGCCGGCGGACTTCGATCCGCTGGCCGACGGGATCCCCTGGCAGATTTGCCAGCCGCGCCGCAACGCCGTGCCATAA
- a CDS encoding efflux RND transporter periplasmic adaptor subunit, producing the protein MYRLSVDLDASAAPHRRASRAGLFCFALVAAAALAACGKSEQPAQQGGGAPPPPQVGVVTVAPGDVGLVTELPGRLEASRVAEVRARAAGILQKRLFTEGSDVKAGQRLFAIDDAPYRASLENAQASVAQAEAALAQARALAERYKPLVAVNAVSRQEYDNAVASQKTGEANVAAAKATVTTARINLGYAAVTAPISGRIGRALVTEGALVGQGESTQLAVIQQIDPLYVNFTQSASDALKLKAGLASGKYKQASKGTASVNVVLEDGSVYPQAGKLLFTDLTVDATSGQVTLRAEVPNPDRQLLPGLYVRVRLEQAQVGNGVLLPQQAVTRSARGDTVMVVGPDNHLAPRPIKLGPAQGTNWVVLDGLKAGEKVMVDGFQKLPRGKPGDPIVVQPVAWQPAGAAPAGAGGASAPAGGASAAQAPASASSAPAKQ; encoded by the coding sequence ATGTACCGCTTGAGTGTTGATCTCGATGCTTCCGCCGCCCCGCACCGCCGCGCTTCGCGGGCAGGGCTTTTCTGCTTCGCACTGGTTGCTGCCGCCGCGCTCGCGGCCTGCGGCAAGTCCGAGCAGCCGGCCCAGCAGGGCGGTGGCGCACCCCCGCCCCCGCAAGTGGGCGTAGTGACCGTCGCGCCCGGCGACGTGGGCCTGGTCACCGAGCTGCCCGGCCGGCTGGAAGCCTCGCGTGTGGCCGAAGTGCGTGCCCGCGCGGCCGGCATCCTGCAAAAGCGCCTGTTCACCGAAGGCAGCGACGTCAAGGCCGGCCAGCGCCTCTTCGCGATCGACGACGCGCCCTACCGCGCCTCGCTGGAAAACGCCCAGGCCAGCGTCGCCCAGGCCGAGGCCGCCCTGGCGCAGGCCCGGGCCCTGGCCGAGCGCTACAAGCCCCTGGTGGCCGTGAATGCCGTGAGCCGGCAGGAATACGACAACGCCGTCGCGTCGCAGAAGACGGGCGAGGCCAATGTCGCCGCGGCCAAGGCCACGGTGACCACCGCCCGCATCAACCTGGGCTATGCCGCCGTGACGGCCCCGATCTCCGGCCGCATCGGCCGCGCGCTCGTGACCGAAGGCGCGCTGGTGGGCCAGGGCGAATCGACCCAGCTCGCCGTGATCCAGCAGATCGACCCCCTCTACGTCAACTTCACGCAGTCCGCATCGGATGCGCTGAAGCTCAAGGCCGGCCTGGCGAGCGGCAAGTACAAGCAGGCCTCCAAGGGCACCGCGTCGGTGAACGTGGTGCTGGAGGACGGCAGCGTGTACCCGCAGGCCGGCAAGCTGCTGTTCACCGACCTGACGGTGGACGCCACCAGCGGCCAGGTCACGCTGCGCGCCGAGGTGCCCAACCCCGACCGCCAGCTCCTGCCGGGCCTCTATGTGCGCGTGCGCCTGGAGCAGGCCCAGGTGGGCAACGGCGTGCTGCTGCCGCAGCAGGCCGTGACGCGTTCCGCGCGTGGCGACACCGTGATGGTCGTGGGCCCGGACAACCACCTCGCGCCGCGCCCCATCAAGCTCGGCCCCGCGCAGGGAACGAACTGGGTGGTGCTCGATGGCCTGAAGGCCGGCGAGAAGGTCATGGTGGACGGCTTCCAGAAGCTGCCGCGCGGCAAGCCCGGCGACCCCATCGTGGTCCAGCCCGTGGCGTGGCAGCCGGCCGGTGCCGCACCGGCGGGTGCGGGCGGCGCGTCCGCCCCTGCCGGCGGCGCTTCCGCCGCCCAGGCTCCCGCTTCCGCCTCCTCCGCTCCCGCGAAGCAGTAA